The sequence TTCGCGGAGGCAGGAAGGAACCATGCGGTGAACTAAGCCTGGCAGCGAATCCTGCTTCTTAAAAACTTCAGGGCGAAGCTAACCCAAGGCACAGCCGCATCCCACAAAGAACTTAACGGGTACCTTGGAAGGTGGATGCTCAAGTATAGGAACCCTTCATAATTTCTCCAACACGGGTTAACGGTTTCGATTGAcgctactattttttaaaaaaacagagaacGGCGGCGACAGCCGGGGACCTGGCGGCCAGGACGGTGGCGGGGGCCACCCACAGCGCCCGCCGGGTTCCCCTACGCCGCGGGGCTCAGGCGGCCGTCAGCGTTCCCCCTCCGCGGCCTAAGCCCCAGGTTGTTTCCCAGCCGGACACACCGCCTGAGCCTCACTCCGGGCACCGCTGGCTCGACGCGGAGCCCTACGGCCGGCGGCCCTGGCCCAGGAGCCCGCGAGGGTGGTGCGGTTCGGGCGTTCGGCACGAGGGGAACCTCAGGGCCTCTCCCGCAGCCCCTGATCGGCTGACCCGGCCGAAGCCGACCCCCACCACCGAGAGGAGCGCCTAGAGCGGACCGGCCCGCCGGTCCCGACGCGCCGCTCCGCCCAGCCGCCTCTATCCCGGAAGTTGATGCAGCTCGCCAGATCGCGTGCTGCTCGTTAGGGGTGTCGCCTTAGAGATCGGGACTGGCTGGGATTGCGAAAGGATCAACATGCCTGTGAGTTGTTTACTTTCTGGCTTTCCGTTTATTTCGGGCTTCTCTGTCTAGGGGTCCTGGGGGCGGGTTAGCCCGACGCTTCCGCGGGCCCGGGGGTCCCTGCCGAACGCATTTCAGGGGCGCGGATCGCGCAGCTCCTCCGCGCGTGGCGGACTTGTTGGGACTTGCCTGGACGGCGCGGCGTGTCGGGCCCTGCCTGGGCGTGGAGCGGGAGGACCCGGGGCCGCCCAGTGCTTAGGTCTCGAGTCCCTAGCTAGAGGGACACAGCTTCTCGGTAACACTCAGCCTTCTTGGGTTTGGGTGGGCGCTCGCGAGACTGTAGTCTTTGGAGTCTTTTTGCTCTCCTTGTGCTTGGTGGTTCTCTCCTCGTCTCGGAAGCGATTTTCtgctggtttcctttttcaaaactGTCTTCGCAGTTACCTTACTTGTTAACTGCATCAAGGACGGTCAGGCTTCAGCCGCTCAGAGTTCCTGTCAGATCAGATGTTGAACCCCGGGGGCAGAAGTCACCCCCGGGTTGGCACTCTCCGGTCTACCTCAGCGATTTCTACTTTCAGCGGGTGCACGGTTGGGGTCAAGTTCTTACTTagcaccacagtgttgtttttaTCGGAGACTGTTACTCAGCGGACTAAAGAAGAACGAGATTAACCTTACCATATGCTTCTTGATCGTCCTAGACCTTTACCGGGACGTAGAGAACGCAAGCATTATAAAAAGTATGGATTAAAGTTAACAggctaaaaaaataacaagtatctGACATGTTGCGTCGGCTGAGTATgacttttattcccttttttgcGTGTGTATTTTAAGTGTGGTTAAATCTGCCACCATTGTGGATTCCTTCTGGGAATAATAATACGTTTTTTTTATTCAGTTGGCTAGAGATTTACTCCACCCGTCcttggaagaggaaaagaaaaaacataagaaGAAACGTCTAGTTCAAAGCCCAAATTCCTATTTTATGGATGTAAAATGCCCAGGTAAAATTTCAGATCTTAATTCCTTTCTCAAGGAGAATTTCTGAAGGGATTGCTAATGTGGTGTGTATGTTTAGATCCCTTAGGACCCTTTGTTGACTAGCAGTGGGATTACAGAATTGGAATGTCAAAAGGGACAGTTTCCTAGTAAACTATTCAAACCACGGGAGaaagatttgggggtgggggtggtgaagaGGAGACTCCAAAGGGGCTATGACATTTGACTTACTAAGTGTTAAGCTATGCAGATGGTTAGTTTTCTTGAAACTAATCATGAAAAGTATGTTGATTCTTCAGTGTAAAGCTGTGCTGCCCAGAGTGGTGGCCATTAGCCATAGGCAGCTACTGAGCACTGGAAATGTGGCCAAAATGGGAAATACTCCTTAAGTGTAAAATGTACACCTGATTTTTAAGATGtagcacatatacacacaaaaaccatattgattacatgttgcaATGGtaataatattttggaaatactgagttcaataaaatatattactaactTCACCTgttggcttttaaaaacattttttatgtgaCGTTAAATATGTGGCTTGCTGTTGCAAACATTAAAGTCTTAATCTTTTACAAAGTCTTTGCTAGAAATATGTTGAACagtatgctttattttcttctgcttttcgcTTTCAATTTGCCCTTTTTCTAGGTTGCTACAAGATTACCACGGTTTTCAGCCATGCTCAGACGGTGGTTCTTTGTGTAGGCTGTTCAACAGTGTTGTGCCAGCCAACGGGAGGAAAGGCCAGACTCACAGAAGGTATGTCATTTGGCCGTTTCTAACCCAGTGATGAGattttatgattataaatgtCTTCCTTTGCTAAAAACCagtttaaaagaaatcttaaattcaTTATTACCAAAATAGTTGTATCTTTCATTGTATGCTCTTTCAGTAAAGAGTACCCTGCTCAGATGGCTAAGTTTATATTCTTGACTTTGTAAAGAACTCATGtaactattatttttcttagtttggaACACCTAATTCTGTTATAGTCATTTAGTTTGTTTAACTTGGAATATTAAACATAAGTCAAAATGGAGCCAAACAATAACTATATACAATAGgacatacagatttttaaaaccatagaattttaaaaattccatcataaatattttgtttcatatatagtTGACGCATTTGACTGAAGACAGTTTTCATCATTGCTGGctaagcaacagaaaactaatgtataaattaaaatgcCAGAGGTTTTGATTTGTGAGTACCTGCTTAATTaaacatctcatttaaaaatttttatttatttattcatctacttattaaagactttatttttaagtaatctctacctccagtgtgaggctcaaacttacagccctgagatcaagtcacatgctctactgactgaggcagccgggtgcccctaaaaatcCCGTCTGAGTTGCTCTTTCACTTTTGtgcaccaagaaaaaaaagagtaattatgaatattgttttccatagtagtaCTTACAGATTTATAGTTccataattatatttgaaatttgcttgTGATATTTTGGGGAGTTGTGAATTCCACATTGTTCTCACCAGAAGAGTTATAAGTAGTTTGGGAACTGATCTAAAATCTATTTTGTGTGAGCTGGTGAGATCTAAGTATGAGGTCAGCATACGATATTTAAGTGTAGTGTTGCTCTCAAAAGTATACTTGCAAGAGTTTTTAAACCTTTATATCATGCCATGATCTTGGAGTTTTGTGCCCATGTGCTGATGGATGATTAATAGGGTATTAGAGTTTTCCTAGCAGACTTGAAGAGCATCCTAATCAAAATTAGTTTCTTGGGAAAGTGATTCAAAATAATTCCTAAAAACTAAGATTGTATTTTCTCATAGCTGGCGTTAAAGTTTTACCTGTTGAATTTAGGCTCATGGTCTTATGTAGACTCCAACATAGCATTTGAGAAACAGGAATAATAGTTATAGTCACATCAGAATAAATTCAAATGTACAAGATTTATTATAATAAAGTTCTAGTATAAAAggataaataacatatatatgaatgttaatctaatattcctaaaattttgttttttttttaacttaaaaagtaCTTTTTGTCATTAAAACCATACTAGAGGTAGAGTACACTTGTTTAACATGCTCTTGTGATTCCTTTGCAGGGTGTTCATTTAGAAGAAAGCAACACTAATGATCACACAACCTCTTGAATTTGTGTTCTATCGCAGAAAGCCTTATCAGTTCAATAATTCCGGTTAATCTACCAAGATAAtgtaattatgtttaattttgtaaggtaTACAACAGTCATCTCCTATTTTGGTGTCAGtttttcaataaagttttgaTTATGGGCAaattcccctttttcttttttttaaagtatgtgtgaATATgctatatgtttatatgtatactgTGTCTGTGAATTtggtataaacattttaagaagtgtATTCTGATTAGTTTGTCTCATTTCAAGACTGGAAACCCTAAATATTTGATTTTCAGCCCTTTTCCAAATTGCTGTCAGTGggctaaataattaaaaaatggaaagaagtccATTATTAATTCTAAAAATAGTTTGCTATTGCAACTATGGAAACACATTTACAGAAGTACATATTTAATGCTGTAACAATCAGAATAATTACAGAGTAATTATAATGTAATGGTTTGTGTTTTTGTGGCCCTAACATGCTGCATAATTTAGTAGAATAACTGCAGCTGGGGTCTGAGCTATAGGAAGCTCCTTTTGGGGTAGGAAATTTGAGAGGAGACATCAGGAGTAGCATGATTTACCCCAGGATGTCCTGGTTGGGAATGGTAGATGGCATGGAATTCTCTGATCCAGACACATGAGCACACCTGATTACAGATGTGTGTTGAGTGGCTCTGGTGTCTCCTTGTCATTTTGATAGTTTATGGAGTGATCCTAGGGAGCTAGGAAGTGGAGTGTATCTCCCTCTGGCCACATTGGACTGCTTGTATTTGATGTGTTATCTTTAAAGTAGACACTTAAGATGGGCCTTTGCTATCAAGAGATGTTTCTATATATTCACCCCCCAATCTGGAAGGCTGATCCTTAAACATATTCATATACAAGAGGAATGTGGCACAAGAACtgaaaaacttggggcacctgggtggctcaaccttttgagcgtctgactcttgatttctgctcaggtcacgatctcagggtcttgggattgagcacTGCATTGCCCTCTGCATTagtctccatgctgagtatgaagcctgcttgagattctctctctctccctctgcttgctctcccctgcttgccctctctctctctctcaaaaaacaaaaaaaactgaagaactaTCCAAAGTTTGGAATGTCTTTAATATATGGAGAAGTAAATAACCCAAACGTTTCCAAACTTGCTTGGTTTATGGTATCTTTAGAGTCTCAGTAATTTTTTCAGAGTTCCttggccaaaacaaaacaaaacaaaacaaaacctaacagTTAACATTAAGTAGTTAGGTTCtaatacatgtaaattaaaaacaaaagtggtaTTTTTTATCTCATTCTTAAATGACCACATTAGTAATCGAATGGGTGTCCCTTTTGGGCACTGCACGGTTTCTCAAAATTGGGATCAGACTAGACAACTGCCGTCTCCTTTCTTCCACACTGATTTTTGCGTAGTACTTGCTTTTTATCACAGCAATGACCCAAAACCCAGCTTCGCAAAGATATGACatcatcaggggtgcctgaggacctcagttggttaagcatctgactcttgattttggctggggtcctgatctcatggttcttgagatcgagccctacattgggcattaggctctgcactgacagcgtggagcctgcttggtgttctgtctccctttctctgtccctcccctgctcagctctctctcaaaataaacatggaagaaaaaaaagatctgataCATCGGAAGGAATGTGGTGTCACATATTAACTACCTGGAACTACAAGTTGGCATGGTATCCAAAAGATACCCAGTATCAAAGCTTTTCTTGTGCCTCAACTCACCTCAGCTTGCACAGTTCAGGAAACTTGGCCCCATGGAGAGCCAGTGGGGATGGCAGCCTATTGAAATGGAAAGGAGCAAAACCTGTGATATCTAATCTAGAGGGCAAATCCCTGAAAATTTCCTTGGAAATAGTACTGAAAGAAAGGGTTTGTACTTCGAAAAACATATCCAAGGATTAAGTTATGGAGATACTTGGCACTGGGAAGTGAATGGTGTATTGACTTTTACTTCATTATTAATCCAAACAGTATTCCTGGGTTTGAAAAATATGCAATAGAACACTAGGACTTTTACAAATGTCAGAGTCTGCCAATAGACCTTgttatttactgaatgcttttctttaatactcttatattgacattttttttaaaatgtaaactttttaaaaaaggttttaagtaatctacaccgaacatggggctcaaacttaaaaccctgagatcaagagtcacatgctctaaggcctgagccagccaggtaccccagatgtaaacagatttttaaaggaaaactttcctctcttctctaaaTAGAAAATCCAGTTACataaagataacaaaataaaatggattcttGGCTCTGACCTGGTCAGATGACAAATGGTTTCTTACCTGGTGGCGCCTGCAAATCATCCAAACAAGTTCTTGTTCTTATCCTTGTTCTTGTCCTTGTTCTTCTTCATACGATGTATATAGAACTCAATGTTGAACAGTGAACATTTCATTCAACATGAAACtcagtgttttttagtatatcCACAAGTTGTACAGCCATCACATAGTCTAATCCCAGACTATTTCCTTAGTTCATGAAGAAACTCCATATTCATTAGCATTCACTCc comes from Panthera tigris isolate Pti1 chromosome B3, P.tigris_Pti1_mat1.1, whole genome shotgun sequence and encodes:
- the RPS27L gene encoding 40S ribosomal protein S27-like isoform X1 produces the protein MPLARDLLHPSLEEEKKKHKKKRLVQSPNSYFMDVKCPGCYKITTVFSHAQTVVLCVGCSTVLCQPTGGKARLTEGCSFRRKQH
- the RPS27L gene encoding 40S ribosomal protein S27-like isoform X2, which codes for MDVKCPGCYKITTVFSHAQTVVLCVGCSTVLCQPTGGKARLTEGCSFRRKQH